The Purpureocillium takamizusanense chromosome 11, complete sequence region CACATGGGGTTTTCGGTATTGGCAGTTTGCGGCctgggggtggggggggcTGGTAGTAGACCGTTTGGTGCGCGCTCGTGGCGTAGTTCGTTCGCTACGTTCTACTACAATCGACAGCGGCCTTCGTTCGGCCCGTGACGTCAGGCTGCAGAAACCCACGCTCCCCAGCACGGCACTTGGACAGCAGATCACACTACGTAGGTACTGCCCTCGACTAGTAGTGACCACCAACGTACTCGACTTGACGACTTTATGATAGCCGGCTCGCGAGGGCATGCATATGCACCTCATAGTCGAAACTACCGAAGCCTGGATGAGGACAGGATTGATGAGGCGAGATTTACAAGAGGGGCAAGAACAACAAAAAATAGTACACGCCCAGACCCAAATTGCAACCGGTAGAGTGTTCGGCGACGCCAACCCTCCTCTATCAAGCTGCCCGTGTAGGCACGTTGCATTTCTCCAAGCACACACACTCAACCCCAAAATGGCATCCacctcttcttcgccgccatggcccgctGCAGGTGAGCCCGCCGGAGCATCTCTTTGTTGCGCGAGTCCAACAGGCCCAGGGCGCCATCTTCGCGGTACGACATGCcccgcggcatcgacggcctcTCGCCGCTCATCATCTTGATGCGCTGCACCTTTCGCAGCTTGACGAGGCCGTACCAACAGACAATGAGAGAAAAGATGGACGATACACCCGTTACCGCGCTAAAACCCCAGTTGGTCTCCTCGATGAAGTTCTCCAGGTTCATGCCGTacaggccggcgaggaacGTGCCCATGGCCAGCCCAAGGGTTCCTACGCTAAATTTGAGGTCCAGAAGCATGAGGGCGTTGCGGTTGGCATCAAGAATGGCGCGTACGCTTGCATTCATGTTAGCCCATCGAGAAAAATGTAGGCTGCCAACACCAATTCGGGACTCACATTTCCTCCGTGTTGCGAATTCCCGACACCAGGTTGCCGGCCTCCTGGACGATTTCGTCTGTGAGCTTGTTGTACGACTCCAGTAGCATTTCAACTTCTGTGTGATCGTCCAAGCCTCTGTGAAGATCATGTTGCTTCTCGGTCAGGTACATCTCAGCCAAGTCAtcgtccgcctcgaggagctcctccagGGCGTCCCGCACAAGCTTCGCCTTTTGCTCAAAGGTGCTCACGCGCTTGGATAAGATGAGAAGGATGCGCAGCTTTTCCCGGTCGATATCGTCTTCGAGTTCGCTAAGAATGTGCATGACTGGCTCCCGCACAGCTTCGAAGTCGGCTTCCATTTCGGACGTCACCGACGTcaggacggcctcgagggccctAAACTCGTAGGGTAGGCCGTTGGATCCCTGCGACGGCTTTTGCTGCAACTTGCCCTGCAGGTCGTACATGAAGGCAGACTGTGGGTACGAGGTTTTCGATCCGTAGACGTCGAAGAGCAGCACCCGGTCATGCTTGATCAGGACCTTGAGATGTAGCAAGTTCAGGAGAATCGCCGAGGGTCGGATGAGGATGTGTGGCAGATTCGACGAATCAATCTTGCGCAAGTCTCGGGGCAGCAGGCCATACTATATCGAGCTGTTAGGAGATCTGCCCGGTGATGGATTGCTGCGGCAACGGTCCGTCTCACCTTTGCAATCAGCTCCGTCTTCTTGAATTCGCCATCGACCAAAATCACTTTGCCGTTCTCGTCCACTTCGGTGCACCGGAGTCTGGGTTCAagcgccgccttggccgccatcatcctccGGCTGGTGAACATGGACGACCCATGCTCGAAGTCTTCGTGTGATGGGAGGTCGTCCGGCTTGAGGGGTTTCGCGCCCTTCCTCGCTGCGCTGCCCCAAAGCCTTTCTTGCCAGGTcggctcgcgcgcgaccTTGGGCACTTGCGGGTCGGCCGACTTTTTCGATGAAGTTGTGGTGCAGAAACCGAGCTGCGAGGGCGCCTGGGTTGTCGGGATTTTGTTCAGGGGCGAGaaccgcgccgcggccagagGCGGCTTCCCGCAGGTGAGCGCCCGAGTCCTCGACTTGTGCCTGCTCgtgccgctgctcggccgcacCTGTCCACAGACAGGCGCGCTACTCGCTACCGTGCCATAGGAGTGTCGCGACCTCTGGAAGGCCAGTTCGGCCTGTGATCGTAGGAACCGGAGCAAGCTGCGGGACGGGGCCGGCTGGCGCGCCGCTGGGTGCATCCCGATAATCGCGCAGCAATTGTCGTTTGCGCTCGCGCCCAGGTTTCACGGCTGAAGCAACCGACCCTAGGGAGATAAAACTGCTGCTCCCTCGGGCTCGCCAGGAGCTTGCGCGGTACGGGCGTGGGACGTCGAGTCTGACGGAGGTTGTTGCAGCGGAACAGAAAAAGTTCAAAGGCGTGGAAATTTGGGACGACATCATCGTGGCGCACGGGCCATCTTCGGCGATCATACAACTAGTAACGTAATTACTGGCGCCGCTCCCACCTTCAGGCACGAAACAATGTGCTATGCTGTGACGGACGACAGCGCATGCTGATAATTGAATCAAATATTTTAATGCACAGAAACTAGGTCCGTATCGTACTACCGATACTCTTTTTAAAGCGAATTTAGATGCAATCAGCGTCCACGAGTCGGCTCTCATACAAAGTACtctgtatactgtacaacAGGGCGAATCCAGGTCCCTTGGCACTCATCACTAGCTCTCGGCCCCTGGAAACTTCACGACAAAACTTCGCCCGGGCAACGTTCCCCGGTGCAAGGAATACTTAGCCCTTTGCCAACCTCTCTCCCAACCTCGCCTTGCCTTTCCGCTTCAACGGCCCTCGCAATGCGTTGACAAGTGCCTCGCGTGCCCATGCCAACAATACTGTTCATTCGACGTGCAGCTTAGCCGTCGGGGATGCTCATGACACGACGACACATTGACACGGGtgacgacaacaacaaaaaGGGTAGCTAGCCGCCTGCCATGCCTCCTACGCCCATCCACGTCAGAGGCAAGCGGAAAGCACTCTCCGACAAGGCGCCGAAAGGCttgcctggcccgccgccaaagatgcGCAAGTCGCTTGGCATCGTCCTGGCCAGCCGTGCGACTCGTGCCGGCGCAACACTCGAGTCGCTCCCGTATGAGATTCTGGAAAGCATCCTGCTCTACAGCACCAATCTCTCGCTACCTCGCGCAAGTCCCATCGTTGGCATGAAGCTTTCGAGCCGTGCGACACTGCTGCGGCTTTTCATATGGGCTTTCCACGAGACATGGGAGCAGTCATTTGGCATACCTGCCAGGCAGCGCCTCTTTCACGTCGGTCAAATGGACGGAGAGAAGCGGCCGCCCTTTCAAGGCGATCATACGCTCCAGGTAATACACACACTCTCTGTCTTTCTCTCACCCATATTATTTCTGTAAATATAAAATTCACGCCAATGCTAAGTGATGCGCCGCAGAGTGCCCTGCTCGAGCAGCCGTGGGCCAAGATCGACTTCATCCTCCAAGCACAGCAAGCCTGGGCAGATCGCTATGCGCGTCATCGGTGGTATCAGCACAGCCTACCTCGGCAAGAAAGCTTCAATCCCATAGACCACGACCACGAAGGAGGCTTCGCCCACTTCAACGCCCGAGAGTGCTTCGAGGTCGATTACCAGCAAGCGCGGCAATGgcccgccttcttcgccaCGTCGCTGCAGTGGCGAGGCCAGGACGTCCATCCCTGGACACGGATGCCCATGGACCTTGTTTCGGGTCCGtgggacgacgagcagctgcgacGCCTCTTCTGGCTcagccgcggcgggctcaAGATCGGCGACCAAGACCAACAGCGTATGCCCCCCTGGGAGGTCAAGCTGCAGTGTCTCGACAAcgccgccttgtccgcgcCCGTCCCGAACAGCCTGGTCATCAACTGCCTGATGCAGGACTGGATCTTCACCGATTTGCCGGACGACGTCGTCAGGAAACAGCGCGTTAGTCTTGACAGGCGAATTGATTGGGGGGCAGACTCGCCAGAAAACAAGCAGACTTTGCGGCAGATTAGGATCGCGCTGGTCTCCTTGTCAGAGCATGAATACACGATGCCTCGTTGATCATCTTAAGGAGACGAGCGTGTCCCTTTTGAGACGAGGCATGAAAGCAGCCGGGCGTCACTTCCGAGTCGTTAAAAGATGCAGCAGTCGAATGGCGGCACCTGGCAGTCACAGCACCGGGAAAGGGAGCCCGATTTCTCAGCAGAGATCCCCGAGTTGCCTTCCAGTGGGCAGTGATGCCCTCGGAAACgcggcttgcctgcctgccatctGGACACTTGCTTCGGCATGTTTCTCAGGAAAGCGAACCCCCATCAAGAAGCATGCAGAGAGGggggccgcctgcgccgagCTGACAACAACAAATTGGAAATGCCCTACATCGCATTCAAGCGCGTGCGTTGTGCATCTTCGAGTGTCGTGCGGCGGCTCCGCTCCCTGTTCGTCAGCATCCATCGCCCCCGGCGCGAACCGTGATGCCGGCGTGACTAATAACTCGCGAACAAGCAAAAGCGAcggctcaccaccaccaccaccaccaccacctacgCAAGCATCCTCCGGCGAGTCTGGAACTGGAAAGCTGCGCCCACGTCCCACAGCCTCCCACCCGCTCGACTGACTACTGGACGCAGCGCAGGCGGAAtatccccctccccctacCATATGTTGTATTGGTTGGCTGGACTCCGACGTCGTTTGGTGGCCGGAGAGAACGGACAAGAGGGCGAAGCCAGGCATAGCAGCCAGGCCAAGAAGAGAGACTACAGTGCCATAGCTCGTACACAACAAGTAAAAACACGAGGCGGCCTGATTTCCGGGCTCGCCGCATGTCATGCTGACCAGCCATGACTGTGTCGTTGCTTGCTTGAAGGGCGCCGGCTCACATGGACTCATGATGAGTTAGTGCCAAGGCATCGGGCTCCGACTCCGAGCCGCCCCCCATCGCAAgcaccacgcgcgcgcgcatcatggccagccagccccttgactcttgctgctgctcccttGCGACTCTCGCGGGGGAAACTTCTCCCCTGTCAGGCATACCAGCATCGGtgctgacgccgccccccgTGCGCCACGGGCCGTTGGAtgatgcttgcttgcccgcATGCTTTGCCTGAGTCCCCATCGTGAACtcgcccagccgcctccCAGCGGGACGCGCACGCGCTGTGAAGCGCCTGCGACCCCTCCGGCGCGTCTCTTTCCTTTCTTGCAACGggcaccatccatccatccatcctcggcctcctACGCGCCAGGCCAACATCTCGGGCAACACCAAAACAGCCAGAAAAacctcgcccccccccccccccgtgcCTAGCatttgcttgcttgccatgcccgtcagcagcagcggggccTGGATCTCCGACTCTCTGTTGCGGACAACTTCCTCCGTGGTACGAAGTATCAGTCGTAGTATGTATATAGTAACGTTATTAGTATGCAGTAGCAGTTGCAGCTGTAGTAGAgtaccagcagcagtagtagtagcgtTGGCCAGACCAGACCTCCCAGCGGGGCGGGTTCGTCGTTCGTTCCCGCGCacagcaccgcaccgccgccgtgtcgccaCCTGCTGCTTCCCAATGCGGCAAGCTCGCGGACCTCACGCCACACCCACCACACACCAGGCCGAGCCGGCGTCCCTCGTTATCATCAGGCAGAATGACTCACACGGTCGGTTCGGTtccaacaccaccatcagctcgcgcgcgactcgccctcgccttcccTTTCACGCGCCATCGCCCCTTTGTTCCAGGGTACAGGACAGTCCAGTACAGTAGTACAGTACATTAGGCAGTAGGAGAGCAGCTCATTCACAgtggcgtgcgtgccccgGCATTTCCCGGAACACAAGTCGGTTCGGCCGGACAAATCCGCTTGCCTccctgcctacctgcctgcctgcctgcctgcctgttaACTTCTCACACCCAGCACCAGGTGAGCGCCTGTGCTGTCGGCCACACGTTGCTGtcagccatggcggcgctcacTGCTTGCTTCAACGTATCAACTTTGGTCGTGTCCGGGGGGTTGCAGGGCCAGGCAGGGTCAGGAcagcatgcatgcatgtcaCTCAACATCCCGTCGTCGCAAGTGCGTATGAAAAGGTACTGTGACACGCACAGTCGGTATAGTGTCGCAATCAGCAACTGGTCCTCAGCATGTAACTCTTCAATTCTTTTGTGGTCTGGGGGGCCTTCTCAAAGCCAGGCATCCACAGGCCCGTTGTGCCGAGGGCATCAATGAGGCCGGTGACCTCGCTCCGTCATTAGTGCCAACCATCTCAAGACTTTTCCAAGCTAGCTATTAGATTTCGCCATAGCGTCATTGCTCTCCACGGTCCAGACCAGCTCTTTGTAAGTTCAGTCTCACTCTGAATAGCGCAAAGAGTTTAGCACAAGGGTTCGGGGAGGTCGAGCAGGTGGCGTTGCAGCCGTCCAGACGGGCAAGTGAGTCGTCAAGTTTCATGTTGATTATTGCCTTCCTGGCTGTGCTTGTCCGTGAGGCTAAGCTGGAGGCTATTTGACCGAGTTGCCGAAGGTTGCACAATGTGGTTTTGGCCTGCGACTGTGCTTCCATCGTAATCGGGGTGCCTTGGCCACTTCCACCTTCGTAACATCCAAGAAACATGAGTCTTCTAGTCGTACAGTCCCATTCCTCCGCTCTTCATAGTCACCGTCCAGCCAACTGCTCATCCCCGGACGACCATTTTTAGCGGCTCATCCACGTCCCCGAGCCTGGATGATGCATGCTAGATTAACGCGCTTTTCAACCCGTAACCTTTGGACGCCATCTGCACGTTCTATGAACCCAGAGATGGAACGAACCTCGACCAAGGTATAGTGGTATAAAAAAAGCACCCATGGCAAAGACTCCACTCCTTCCCAACGCTTCCCTATCGATGCGATGTAACGATGTAGAAGCGCAAAAAGATAAAAGACAAATGGCGGTTATCAAAACGAGTCTGGATGTTACTGTCGCAGACAAATATATGTGGCTGGTGTTGGCGTCCAGTGTAGTAGCTGCGCATGTTGTTGCGAAACGGATTGCAAACATGCTAGTTGAGAATACCATCCCACATCCCGGGACCGCGGAGGCTGATGGCCGGGTGAATCTTGGCGGATGTGTAGCCGCTGGCGGCTTCTGCGGAGCAGCAGACTCTCTTTCCCGGTGCTCCAACAATCGGGCGACCAGGAAATTGAAGATATGAGTCCGAGACAACGCCACCTCGAGAGAGAACAAGGCTGtcgggccagccagcctgaGATGCCTCATAGTTTCCAGAGAGAATCTCGCGCACATTGTCCTGCAAGGTGTTGtccatcgacgacgtcctgCTACGCTTGCACCCAGTCTTGGCGATGGGCGTAGCATTAGCCGAGGCTTGTCTGTGAAGGTCCTGCAAAGCACGAGCCGCATCCGAGGCTGGGTCTCGTGCCGTCTCGTCGAGATCCATCTCACGCCTTGCCAGTGGGGTTTCCAAGGTGAGGTCACCGAGTTTATGGACCGGGCCGGTATAAGACTcgggtgacgacgatgggcaAGGCTCGTCGTAGTCTTCGGGAACTGAGGGTACCGTCGGTCTAACGCACACCTTGTCATTCCACAGCTTCGTCGCCCGGAATCGCGACGGCGCACTACCCCTGCCAGAGCTGGTGTAGGTGGTCGCGCTAACGAGAGACGATGcagaggagatggacgaggaccgCGAAGAACGCGACGTATCAGAAATCATAGACTCCGGAGAAGACGCTGTCGAGACAGAATTGGCGAGAGAGGAGCGGCGCACGGGGCAGTAGCCCTGGGGTGACGAAGTGCTTGAGCAGGGGAATCGTTCCAGGGCCTGGGCCGTGTTGATGCAGTTTGCttgcgccatggccaagcccATTGCACCACACTTTCCCATGATCTGCGAAGCAGCACTCACTGCAGGAGTGCAAAATCCGCTGGTCTGGGGAGTGAGGCGCGGGGTGGGCAGGAGGCCCAGGGACGGAGCAAGACGACCCGGCGTGTAGGCGGACGTGGGCGCAGGCTCCATGAAAGCCGGTGTGCCGCAAGACGTGGACGTCTGCAAGGGCTTGGAAGTGTCAAGTCCAGGGCGGCCGTCCTGAGTGCGGTTGAGAATGCTGCGCGGGGACAAGACGGAAAGGTCGCTGGTCTTGGAGCTGACCTGAGGGATGAGACCCTCAATGTTGGTCAGCTCCGGGTCCAGCTTCAGAATGATCTGCTTCCAGTCCGCTGTCTGCTGCGCAATGACCTGCGAGATGCcgccgggcgacggcggcgacggcggcggcgtgtacTTGAGAACCATCTCCGTCCAGCGCTGGAAGACATCGTCTGCGATATGTAGTTTCCAGTTAACAGCGAGGAGGAAAGCAACCTCGTTCTGGTTGATCTCCTGGGTGTTGAGGCCCGAGATCTTGCTCCAGGCACGGGCAGAATAGTTGCGATCCTGGAGATATTTGGACGCCAGGATGAGAGCAGCCAGGAACATGCGCCGGCCGCACTGCAGAGCGCGGTCGGAGTAGCGGTCCTCTGGCTGCTCCGTAGTGAAGTTGTGCTTGGGCACATGAGGCTTGATGAGGATGAGATAGTACAGAGCCACTTGGAGCGTGGAGTAGCTGGTGCGCGAACGCCGAAGCGTCTCCTGGATGAAGGTGCGCAGCGGCAGGACAGCTTTGCTGCTCTGCTCATTGCGGCACATCACCGAGGAAAGCGGCCAGATGGCCTCCACAATCTGGGTGGACGAGTCTGTACAGGGCTGTCTAAGCATTGGATCAGAGGGTCCGGAAACAAATACTGCGACCTACCAACAAGGTTGTCGACAAAGTTGATCTTGCGATCGGACTGCCGAACAAGCGCGGGGGGCGCAGCCGACCGGGCGTGCGACCCAGCCGTCGTGCGCCGGGGGTTTTGGCGCAGCTCCGCCGGGACGGAGGTGTCAGCCTCGCGCTGCAAAAGCGAGCGGCGAAAGCTAGCGGCCTTCTCggaggcggtgacggtggccCGCTTCGAGAGACAGTAGCTGTCGCAAGAATCGGAATCGGACGTGTTTGTGGAGATGGAGGTGTCGTCGGAGGATTGCGACGCAGTGTCGGACCACACCGAAGCAGTTGAAgtggacgccgaggcgcttATAACGGAGTTGTAGGGTGCATATCGGATGGAGCTAGCGACGGAGGCGGGTGAGCCATACGCGTCGCACTTCATCTTGGTAAGATGTGTATATGGTAGAAGGCTGGTCTGACAGGCGAGTCAAGCCAGTACCGAGGATTTccagtcgccgtcgagggctaAGTCAAGCGGTAAGAGCGTGTGTTACCGTTGAGCGAATCGAGAGAACCGTGTCGAGTAGCTAACTTCGCGCAAACAGCATATGCTTGCTGCGTGCGGGAAGCGTGTCCGGGGGCGTGTGGCGGCGGGTGTTCTAGACGTGGATGTCGACAACCGACTTTACACGGACGATCAAACCGGAGGACAGAGctgagacgacggcgactggAGTGGTAATAGTGTAACTTGCACGAGGCATTGCGACAAATGCTTCAAGATGCAAGTTGAGGTTGGTGTGACGGTAGTCTTAACACACTACCATCAAGCGAGGTGGTTcggaggggagaggggggttCTTCGGACGGTGGTTTGGCGTGTGGCTGATCGACAGTTCACGTCCGGGACGTTGAAGGCTGTCGTGCAGGGTCGGGTCTCGAAGATATGCAGGTACAGAGCGGTGCGGCGGCTAGGGCGAGCGTATATATTCGGAGTCGGCGGTGATGTGACTCCCCTAACGTGGCCTgagaggcgaggcgccggtATGAGTGCGAGGGTGGTGACAGCCTTGGGGGGAGGCGATGAGTGGGTCCCTGGGGGCTGATAGGCTGGTGTGACTCGGCGCGGTGGCGACCCGAGTGTTGCCGCGTGGACCAGTGGCTGCCCGGCTGGCGATTTCGGAGGCAGCGAGGCAGTGATGACTGGGGAGCAGCCTAAAATGACAGAgagcggccgaggacgtggcgAACAGGTGTGTGCCTGCGTCCGTGTGATTGATGACGATGCTCAACAGAGAGGAAAAAACAGCACGCAGGGTATTAAGAAGGGCAGCAAAAGGGATAATAGGGAGTGCGGGTAGTGAGTAACACTGGTGACCGCAAGCAAAATGGAGGCAGGCAGCTAGCTGGCTCACGTCGACGTGCGAGTGActgtgccggcggcgactgctTCTGCTGGTTGCTGGTGTTGGACAGTGGTGCTCAACGTCGTTCGCTTTCGCTCAGGTCCGCAAGGTGCAAGTGAATGCCGCTGCGAgtgtgaggaggaggcgagggaCCGGATCGGTGAGGATCGATCGGAACAGGAAAATGAGAAAAACCCAAAGAGTAGACTTGCGCCGTGGAGTGGAGAGAAACCAGAGCAGACTTCGAGAGTCGCTGGCGACGATTACAGGGCGGTACCGAACTTCATCGTGGCGACGCTGGAGTTCGATGGGGGAAGGAAAACAGGAAGCCTGTTGCGAGGGTCTGTGGTTTTGAATGGGCGGGCGTCTCCCGCGCGCGCATTCTCTCGTTCGTTCGCTGCTCGGTGGCCGtcgctgcgctggctggctggctggctggctgctggcgggcgggtgtgggctggggggggggggggggtccaAACCaaaggggagaggggagagggcccaggcatggcatggggggGGAACCCGGACGCTTTCGAgcgtgtgagtgtgtgtgtgccagtgtgtgggtggtgggaggcGGCCTGAGGAGGCATCTTGGTGCAGCGGCATTGCCAGCAacgccaggcaggcaggcggcatTCAATCCGGCGACTCACGTACCGTGTCGTGTACAGCGAGCGCGGGGCTAGCACCGAACAGGTACTCgctgcccagcccgcccgaTACCTGGGGTGGGCGCTCAGCCCCTGCGCACGacctgtctgtctggctgTGTCCAGATTTTGCCGGCGCTCCATTGGCCACATGGCCACGAGCCatctcctcccccccggcccctccccccctgaTGATGCCAGTAAGTTCATCATGGCCCTGCacctgcgctgcgctgcgctgcactgcgTTTGCCAGCACCACCCATTGCGCAGGCCGCGCTGTTCGGCGGCCGCCCCACCCCTGTCGCCCCTGATTTCCATTACGGGAATGGTGCGCtgtgctgccctgccctctGCCACTCAGCGCGTTGCCTCCTGGTCCGGCGCAGCCAGTTGCAGCGCGCCAGCCCAGAACGGTGGCGGAGACACCCAGCCGTGAGGAAGAGTCATCGCCATGGAACGCATCGGGaacgcctgggcggcgtgcgcgcgcgcttgcgggctgggcgtcattcgcctgtctgtctgtctgtcggcCTTCAGTCTTgacgcctcgtccgcgcctTGGCCCGAGGCAAGGGGCGCAGAAGCCCAGGCCTGTCCAGAAAAAGCGATGAGGCGAGGCAAGAAAGGAGCAGAGGAAAGTAACGTCATGGCGAGAAGGCAACCAAAACTTGCACCGTCGCAGCGACTCCAGAAAATgatagagagagaggcctGCCTGGTCTGCCCAGAGACACAAGTGC contains the following coding sequences:
- the MRS2 gene encoding magnesium ion transporter (COG:P~TransMembrane:2 (i419-437o449-471i)~EggNog:ENOG503NWQA), which gives rise to MHPAARQPAPSRSLLRFLRSQAELAFQRSRHSYGTVASSAPVCGQVRPSSGTSRHKSRTRALTCGKPPLAAARFSPLNKIPTTQAPSQLGFCTTTSSKKSADPQVPKVAREPTWQERLWGSAARKGAKPLKPDDLPSHEDFEHGSSMFTSRRMMAAKAALEPRLRCTEVDENGKVILVDGEFKKTELIAKYGLLPRDLRKIDSSNLPHILIRPSAILLNLLHLKVLIKHDRVLLFDVYGSKTSYPQSAFMYDLQGKLQQKPSQGSNGLPYEFRALEAVLTSVTSEMEADFEAVREPVMHILSELEDDIDREKLRILLILSKRVSTFEQKAKLVRDALEELLEADDDLAEMYLTEKQHDLHRGLDDHTEVEMLLESYNKLTDEIVQEAGNLVSGIRNTEEIVRAILDANRNALMLLDLKFSVGTLGLAMGTFLAGLYGMNLENFIEETNWGFSAVTGVSSIFSLIVCWYGLVKLRKVQRIKMMSGERPSMPRGMSYREDGALGLLDSRNKEMLRRAHLQRAMAAKKRWMPFWG
- a CDS encoding uncharacterized protein (EggNog:ENOG503P9CH); translation: MPPTPIHVRGKRKALSDKAPKGLPGPPPKMRKSLGIVLASRATRAGATLESLPYEILESILLYSTNLSLPRASPIVGMKLSSRATLLRLFIWAFHETWEQSFGIPARQRLFHVGQMDGEKRPPFQGDHTLQSALLEQPWAKIDFILQAQQAWADRYARHRWYQHSLPRQESFNPIDHDHEGGFAHFNARECFEVDYQQARQWPAFFATSLQWRGQDVHPWTRMPMDLVSGPWDDEQLRRLFWLSRGGLKIGDQDQQRMPPWEVKLQCLDNAALSAPVPNSLVINCLMQDWIFTDLPDDVVRKQRVSLDRRIDWGADSPENKQTLRQIRIALVSLSEHEYTMPR
- the PCL5 gene encoding PHO85 cyclin-5 (COG:S~EggNog:ENOG503NYVQ) encodes the protein MKCDAYGSPASVASSIRYAPYNSVISASASTSTASVWSDTASQSSDDTSISTNTSDSDSCDSYCLSKRATVTASEKAASFRRSLLQREADTSVPAELRQNPRRTTAGSHARSAAPPALVRQSDRKINFVDNLVDSSTQIVEAIWPLSSVMCRNEQSSKAVLPLRTFIQETLRRSRTSYSTLQVALYYLILIKPHVPKHNFTTEQPEDRYSDRALQCGRRMFLAALILASKYLQDRNYSARAWSKISGLNTQEINQNEVAFLLAVNWKLHIADDVFQRWTEMVLKYTPPPSPPSPGGISQVIAQQTADWKQIILKLDPELTNIEGLIPQVSSKTSDLSVLSPRSILNRTQDGRPGLDTSKPLQTSTSCGTPAFMEPAPTSAYTPGRLAPSLGLLPTPRLTPQTSGFCTPAVSAASQIMGKCGAMGLAMAQANCINTAQALERFPCSSTSSPQGYCPVRRSSLANSVSTASSPESMISDTSRSSRSSSISSASSLVSATTYTSSGRGSAPSRFRATKLWNDKVCVRPTVPSVPEDYDEPCPSSSPESYTGPVHKLGDLTLETPLARREMDLDETARDPASDAARALQDLHRQASANATPIAKTGCKRSRTSSMDNTLQDNVREILSGNYEASQAGWPDSLVLSRGGVVSDSYLQFPGRPIVGAPGKRVCCSAEAASGYTSAKIHPAISLRGPGMWDGILN